One genomic segment of Culturomica massiliensis includes these proteins:
- a CDS encoding ABC transporter permease: MSASNLKVFLRTLVRDKLYTGITVFGFALSLTFVILLSIYIQQELSVDQFHRNKDRIFRAVNEDRSSFGTLIGGELQSKYPEIECYTRLFQNSTFIENNQKEKVNFNFLLADSTFFKMFSFRLLEGMPGEVLKTRNSVVLTRSYARKLFGSEDIMGKAITCEGDLKLVVTGIMEDIPENTHFNTCDGVLQFPFLADLWGYPDLLTNNNNSSFGLYVMAKEGTDLSSKAPLVLEDFKANYWMFKRGYVKEFSFEPLTEIYFGGKDGQGIHGNSRTLVVVLSAIAFVILVLALINYNNLSIAQAGFRAKEAAVKKLLGTDSASLFRQFIWESEALCFISFILALGFSFLFQPIFNQLLSTHVSVATHLNIGTIGIAVLALALLGLVAGLAPAFLITRFNPIDVVKGAFRKKTKGVYSKALICFQYTVAIALVVCTAVIWRQTDFMRNYNLGFDKENIIWMENQVSGAQKMALRSEFEKIPGVVGVSFVCGSPVDGGNNNSFSYKDKALSFQEFKVDTAFFSLLGIEVMKNDVAISKNGLWLNEAAVKALELPDRPVECNPYGGEAIPVFGVVKNFHFRDLTREVGPAWIKPLNDEEWPWSILVKINTTNPGKVFRQVQATYKEFIGGVPVEAMFMDQEISQWYESSERTARLIGYFSALAIVLSMMGILAMATYFIQQRVKEIGIRRVNGATVAEVLRMLVASFMKWIALAFVLACPIAWYAMSNWLDGFAYRTDLNWWIFGMAGCFAGCIALLMVGWQSVKAAMVNPVKSLKSE; the protein is encoded by the coding sequence ATGAGTGCTTCTAATTTGAAAGTTTTTTTACGCACATTGGTTCGAGATAAACTTTATACCGGGATTACGGTATTTGGTTTTGCCTTATCGTTGACGTTCGTCATTTTATTGAGCATATACATCCAGCAAGAATTATCGGTTGATCAGTTTCATCGGAATAAAGACCGCATTTTTAGGGCTGTTAATGAGGATCGCTCCAGTTTCGGTACTTTAATCGGCGGAGAGTTACAAAGTAAATACCCGGAAATAGAATGCTATACCCGTTTATTTCAAAATTCTACGTTTATTGAAAACAATCAGAAAGAGAAGGTAAATTTCAATTTTCTGTTGGCAGATTCTACTTTTTTCAAAATGTTTTCTTTTCGTTTACTGGAAGGAATGCCCGGGGAAGTACTGAAGACACGTAATTCAGTCGTATTGACCCGTTCTTATGCCCGGAAATTATTCGGGAGTGAAGATATCATGGGAAAGGCGATCACTTGTGAAGGTGATTTGAAATTGGTGGTAACGGGAATTATGGAAGATATACCTGAAAATACACATTTCAACACATGTGATGGTGTATTGCAATTTCCGTTTTTAGCCGATCTTTGGGGGTATCCTGATTTGTTAACGAATAATAACAACAGTTCTTTCGGACTTTATGTTATGGCAAAAGAAGGAACGGACCTGTCTTCGAAAGCACCTTTGGTCTTAGAAGATTTTAAGGCAAATTATTGGATGTTTAAAAGAGGATATGTTAAGGAATTCAGTTTCGAACCTTTGACAGAAATATATTTCGGCGGGAAAGACGGGCAAGGAATACACGGTAACAGTAGGACTTTGGTTGTTGTTTTATCTGCGATTGCCTTCGTTATTCTGGTATTGGCATTGATCAACTATAATAATTTATCGATAGCCCAGGCCGGTTTCCGGGCAAAAGAAGCGGCTGTAAAAAAATTGTTGGGAACCGATAGCGCTTCTCTTTTCCGGCAGTTTATCTGGGAGTCGGAGGCTCTTTGTTTTATTTCTTTTATTTTGGCCTTAGGCTTTAGCTTTTTATTTCAGCCTATCTTCAATCAGTTGCTGAGTACACATGTTTCAGTAGCAACTCATTTGAATATAGGCACCATCGGTATTGCTGTGTTGGCATTGGCATTATTAGGCTTGGTGGCCGGTTTGGCGCCTGCATTCCTGATTACCCGTTTTAATCCGATAGATGTTGTAAAAGGAGCTTTCCGGAAAAAAACAAAGGGTGTATATAGTAAAGCATTGATTTGTTTTCAATATACGGTGGCGATTGCATTGGTCGTTTGTACTGCGGTCATTTGGCGGCAAACGGATTTTATGCGGAATTACAATCTGGGATTCGATAAGGAAAATATAATTTGGATGGAGAACCAGGTAAGTGGGGCACAAAAAATGGCATTACGGAGTGAGTTCGAAAAAATACCGGGTGTAGTGGGTGTTTCTTTTGTGTGTGGGAGTCCTGTCGATGGAGGAAATAACAATTCGTTTTCCTATAAAGATAAAGCTTTGAGTTTTCAGGAATTTAAAGTGGATACCGCTTTTTTTTCTTTGTTGGGAATAGAAGTCATGAAAAATGATGTGGCAATTTCTAAAAACGGATTGTGGTTAAATGAAGCTGCTGTCAAAGCATTGGAATTGCCTGATCGGCCTGTCGAATGTAATCCATATGGAGGTGAGGCTATTCCGGTGTTCGGAGTGGTTAAAAATTTTCATTTCCGGGATCTTACCCGGGAAGTGGGGCCGGCCTGGATCAAGCCGTTAAATGATGAAGAATGGCCTTGGAGTATTCTGGTAAAAATCAATACGACGAATCCGGGGAAAGTGTTCCGGCAGGTACAGGCTACCTACAAGGAATTTATAGGTGGTGTTCCGGTCGAGGCGATGTTTATGGATCAGGAGATCAGCCAATGGTATGAAAGCAGTGAACGGACAGCCCGGTTGATCGGTTATTTCTCGGCCTTGGCTATTGTGCTGTCGATGATGGGAATCTTGGCCATGGCCACTTATTTTATACAGCAACGGGTGAAAGAAATCGGAATCCGCAGAGTGAATGGAGCGACTGTAGCGGAAGTGTTGCGTATGCTTGTGGCTAGTTTTATGAAATGGATTGCATTAGCATTTGTGCTGGCTTGTCCGATAGCCTGGTATGCTATGTCCAACTGGCTCGACGGCTTTGCTTATCGTACTGATTTGAATTGGTGGATTTTCGGTATGGCCGGTTGTTTTGCCGGTTGTATCGCCTTGTTAATGGTAGGATGGCAAAGTGTAAAGGCTGCGATGGTCAATCCGGTAAAATCTTTAAAGAGTGAGTAA
- a CDS encoding 3'(2'),5'-bisphosphate nucleotidase CysQ family protein — protein MMIKEKLDQVIALIEKAGDALLELYKKQDLDISMKPDATPVTEADKLSNTLLRKELKALFPDIPIISEESNIPDYHLRESWKYCWLVDPLDGTKEFIYKNGRFCINIALICGTQPIFGIINNIRDKEIIWAFKDDKCYIKKENQISELTPVSNEGTNLKMVVSRFNMTEAEFEYIDYLQSKGYNLELIPLGASAKHCAIAKGEADIYPKFGRCYEWDSAAGQIIVETSGGLVVNPTDYSNIVYNKKNMENPPFIMFNKKIREQIEEGNEIFIHHK, from the coding sequence ATGATGATAAAAGAGAAGTTGGATCAAGTCATCGCGCTCATTGAGAAGGCGGGAGATGCCCTTTTGGAACTTTACAAAAAACAAGATTTGGACATTTCCATGAAACCGGATGCGACTCCGGTAACAGAAGCGGACAAGTTATCCAATACCTTATTACGCAAAGAACTAAAAGCTTTATTCCCGGACATCCCCATCATCAGTGAAGAATCGAACATTCCGGATTATCACCTCCGGGAATCGTGGAAATATTGTTGGTTGGTGGATCCTCTGGACGGTACAAAAGAATTCATATATAAAAACGGACGCTTCTGTATCAATATTGCTTTAATTTGCGGAACGCAACCCATATTCGGAATAATCAACAACATCCGGGATAAAGAAATCATCTGGGCGTTTAAAGATGATAAATGCTATATTAAAAAAGAAAACCAAATCTCCGAACTGACACCGGTCTCCAACGAAGGGACGAATTTAAAAATGGTCGTCAGTCGTTTTAATATGACAGAAGCTGAGTTCGAATACATCGATTACCTGCAGTCAAAAGGATATAATCTCGAACTTATCCCTTTAGGAGCTTCTGCCAAACATTGTGCAATAGCAAAAGGTGAAGCGGACATTTACCCCAAGTTCGGACGTTGCTACGAATGGGATTCGGCTGCGGGTCAGATCATCGTGGAAACTTCCGGCGGTTTGGTTGTCAATCCGACCGACTATTCGAACATCGTATACAACAAGAAGAACATGGAAAATCCACCTTTTATCATGTTCAATAAAAAAATCCGGGAACAAATCGAAGAAGGGAACGAAATATTTATTCATCACAAATAA
- a CDS encoding M18 family aminopeptidase: MEKQAALELIDFINESPTNFHAILNIKKELIAHGFTQLFSGESWQIERGKKYFVTKNHSSLYAFIPGTGDIAENGFKLICAHSDSPTFRIKPHAEIPVEGKYLKLNTEVYGGPIMYTWFDRPLSMAGRVLIKSDNPLKPIIQFINFKRPLLTIPHLAIHFNRAVNDQGNPLSKQKDMLPVLAMINEHFEKENFLLKLIAEEMQIPAENILDFDLTLYNFEKGCLTGLNEEFISCGKLDDLAMAHAGLKALIDSKECRKTKVLAIFDNEEVGSGTKQGAGSPILRTIIERIVFGMGGQTEDLYRAIHNSFMISADMAHALHPNYTEKHDPTNHPVMNGGPVIKINANQKYITDGDSAAVFQTICQLAGVPYQTFVNHSDMAGGSTLGNILLSQMEMRGVDIGNPMWAMHSVRETGGTMDHHYVIKAFTAFYNI, from the coding sequence ATGGAAAAACAGGCAGCTCTAGAATTAATTGACTTTATCAACGAAAGTCCGACGAACTTTCACGCGATACTCAATATTAAAAAGGAATTGATCGCCCATGGATTTACCCAATTGTTTTCCGGTGAAAGCTGGCAAATTGAAAGAGGAAAAAAATATTTCGTTACGAAAAATCATTCTTCTTTGTATGCTTTTATCCCGGGAACAGGCGACATTGCCGAAAACGGTTTCAAACTGATCTGCGCCCATAGTGATTCCCCGACTTTTCGTATCAAACCGCATGCAGAAATACCGGTTGAAGGAAAATACCTGAAACTTAATACAGAAGTTTACGGCGGACCGATCATGTACACCTGGTTCGACCGTCCGTTATCTATGGCAGGCAGAGTATTGATCAAAAGCGACAATCCCCTGAAACCGATTATCCAGTTTATCAATTTTAAACGTCCCTTGCTTACAATACCACATTTGGCCATCCATTTCAACCGGGCAGTCAATGATCAGGGCAACCCGCTGAGTAAGCAAAAAGATATGCTTCCGGTATTGGCGATGATTAACGAACATTTCGAAAAAGAAAATTTCCTGTTGAAACTGATAGCTGAAGAAATGCAAATCCCGGCGGAAAATATCCTGGATTTCGATTTGACGCTGTATAATTTTGAAAAAGGTTGCCTGACGGGATTGAATGAAGAATTTATCTCCTGTGGAAAATTAGACGACCTGGCTATGGCACATGCCGGTTTGAAAGCTTTGATCGATTCCAAAGAATGCCGTAAAACAAAAGTATTGGCCATCTTCGATAACGAAGAAGTAGGCAGCGGAACAAAACAAGGTGCAGGATCTCCCATCCTCCGGACGATTATCGAACGTATCGTTTTCGGTATGGGCGGCCAGACAGAAGACCTTTACAGGGCCATCCACAACTCATTTATGATTTCGGCAGATATGGCTCATGCCCTGCATCCGAATTATACCGAAAAACACGATCCGACCAATCATCCGGTTATGAACGGCGGGCCGGTCATCAAAATCAATGCCAATCAAAAATACATCACCGACGGAGATTCGGCTGCCGTATTCCAGACCATTTGTCAATTGGCAGGGGTACCTTATCAGACGTTTGTCAATCATTCGGATATGGCAGGGGGATCCACTTTAGGTAACATTCTGCTTTCCCAAATGGAAATGCGGGGTGTAGATATCGGTAACCCGATGTGGGCCATGCATTCGGTACGCGAAACCGGAGGCACAATGGATCACCATTATGTCATCAAGGCCTTTACGGCATTTTACAACATATAA